GAGCAGGCCCGTCCAGTGCGCGGTGGCCTCGTTGGGGACCACCAGCTGCGGCGCGTCCACGCAGCAGTGGTTCACGTCCAGCTCGCGGCCGTTGCCGGTGGCCCGCACGACCGGCTCGGTGACCGTGTACCGGCTGAGGTAGGTGGCCAGGTCCCGGGCGAGCGCGCCGAGCGCGGCGAAGCGCTGCTTCCGGTCGCGCGGCTCGGCGATGGTGAGCAGCTTGGGGGAGTCGCGGAACGAGCCGTAGCGGATCGCGACGGGCGCGGACGGCTCACCGGCCAGGTGGTAGCCGGACAGCACCCAGGGCCGCGGCGACAGATGCCGGTGGGCGCGGGACGCGGCCGGCACGGCCCGCGCCCGGGACAGCGCCAGCAGCCGCTGGTAGACGTCAAGGCTCACGGCAGGCTCCCGACGGCCCACCCGTACGCCTGCGCCGCGCGCGCCAGCTCGGCCGCGATCGCCTGCTCGGACTCGCCCTGCGGGGCGCGCTCGCCGTGGGCCAGCGCGAGCGCGTGCGCGGCCAGCCCGACCGGGCCGCACAGGTTGGCCGCCGCGGCGCCCGCGCGGGCCACCGAGCCGTCCTGCTCGGCGGCGGTCCGGCAGTGCGTGTACATGGGGCAGCTCGGGCAGCCGTCGCCGAACCGCGCCTCGACCTCGGCCAGCGCGCCGACGAGCGCGTCGCCCTGCAGCGCCGGGCCGCCGTCGGCCTGCCGACGCAGCCGTTCCGGCAGGTCGGTGCGCAGCCGCGCGAGCGCCCAGCCCAGCCGGCGCACCTGCGGCGCGACGTCGAGCGGGGTGGCCACGGGGGCGAGGCCGAAGTTACGTGGCAGCACCAGCAGCGCCCGGCTGCTGACGCGCTCCGGCACCGGCGCGGCCTGGCGCAGCGCGCCGACGATCACGGCCACCTCGCGCGCGGTGCCCGCGACCTTGGCCGGGTCGGCGTGACCGTCGATGACGGCGTACGACCTGATCTCGACGGGATGCAGCAGCGTGCCGTCGGAGGCCAGGATGACCTGGTCCGGGGTGACCGGGAGATCGCCCAGGCGCAGCCGGGGCTCGCGCCAGACCCAGAGCCCGGGGCCGCTGGGCAGCGTCTCGGTCTCGACCGCTGCCGTGCACTCGATGCCCAGGTGCCGGGTGACCAGCTCGGGCAGCCGGGCGGTGGCCAGGTGGGCGAAGGTGCCGTCCCGTTCCCGCGCGTACGGGCTCTGCCCGCTGGGCGGCGCGCCGATGGCCTCGGCGAGCACGCCGAGGTCGACCCGGGCGGCGTCGAGCGCGAGCCTGCGACGGCAGCCGGGCGCGTCGAGCAGCCCGGCCATCCGTCGCGGATCCAAGGTCAGCGCCTCCCGGTGTGGTGCCGCCGCCGGGAGGCCAGCCCCCCGGCGGCGGTGCGACGGTCAGTCGTTGGCGTGCAGCGCCGCGTTGAGCACGATGCCGGTCCCGGTACGCGGGCGGGCCTCGACGGCGCCGGTCACCGAGTTGCGCAGGAACAGCACGTTGGACGCGCCGGACAGGGTCGCCGCCTTGACCACCTCGCCGGTGGCGGTCAGCGTGACCTTGGTGCCCGCGGTGACGTAGCAGCCGGCCTCGACCACGCAGTCGTCGCCGAGCGAGATGCCGATGCCGGCGTTGGCGCCGACCAGGCTGCGCTCGCCGACGCTGATGATCTCCTTGCCGCCGCCGGACAGGGTGCCCATGATGGACGCGCCCGCGCCGATGTCGGAGCCCTCGCCCACGAGGACGCCGGCCGAGATGCTGCCCTCGACCATCGAGGTGCCCAGGGTGCCCGCGTTGAAGTTGACGAAGCCCTTCTGCATGACCGTGGTGCCCGACGACAGGTGCGCGCCCAGCCGGACCCGGTCGGCGTCGGCGATGCGCACGCCGGACGGGACCACGTAGTCGGTCATCCGCGGGAACTTGTCCACGCCGTAGACGGCCAGGTGGCGGCCGGCGGCGCGCTCGAACAGGCGCAGCTCGTCGACCCGGTCGGGCGGGCACACCCCGGCCGACGTCCACGCGTTGTTCGGCAGCAGGCCGAAGATGCCGTCCAGGTTCGCCTGGTGCGGCTTGATGATCCGGTGCGACAGCAGGTGCAGGCGCAGGTACGCGTCGGCGGTGTCGCGCGGTGCGCCGGCCAGGGTCGGGATGACTGTGTGCACCGGCACGACCCGCAGGCCGGGCAGGCAGGGCTCGGCGACCTTGAGGTCGGGCGCGTCCTGGCCGCAGAGGCCGATGCCGAGCTGGCCGGTCGGATACCACACCTCAAGGGTCTGCTCGCCGGTGACGGTGGCGAGACCGAAGCCCCAGGCGGGCTGGTCGAGACGTTCGCTGCTCACGGTGCCCTAGGCTACCCGTATGCCGAACCCGCTGACGCCGCAGGTGCTCGCCGATCCCGTGATGTTGACCCGCGCGCTGGTCGACATCGAGTCCGTCTCGGGCAACGAGAAGGAGATCGCCGACGCGGTGCAGGAGGCGCTGGAGGCGTGCGCGCACCTGCGGGTCGAGCGGATCGGCCACAACGTGATCGCACGCACCGAGCTGGGCCGCGCGCAGCGGGTCGTCCTCGCCGGACACCTGGACACGGTGCCGATCGCGGACAACTTCCCGTCCACCATGGACGAGAAGATCATGTGGGGCTGCGGCACCTCGGACATGAAGAGCGGGACCGCGCTCGCCCTGCACATGGCGGCGACGGTGCCGGCGCCCCGCTACGACGTCACGTACTTCTTCTACGAGTGCGAGGAGGTCGAGGCGGCGCGCAACGGCCTGAAGATCATCGGGGACCTGCGGCCGGAGCTGCTGGAGGCCGACTTCGCCGTGCTGCTGGAGCCGACGTACGGCGCGGTCGAGGCGGGCTGCCAGGGCACCATGCGGGCGGTGGTGCGCACCAGCGGGACGCGGGCGCACGCGGCCCGCTCATGGCTCGGGTCGAACGCCATCCACAAGGCCGGCGAGGTGCTGCGCCGGCTGGACGCGTACCAGGCGCGCTCGGTCGAGATCGACGGCTGCGCCTACCGGGAGGGCCTGAACGCGGTGCGCGTCACCGGCGGCGTGGCGGGCAACGTGATCCCCGACGCCTGCGAGGTCGAGGTGAACTTCCGCTTCGCCCCGGACCGCACGCCGGAGCAGGCCGAGGTGCACCTGCGCGAGGTGTTCGGCGGCTACGACGTGGAGATCACCGACTCGGCGCCCGGCGCGCTGCCCGGCCTGGGCGCGCCCCCGGCGGCGGAGTTCCTCGCGCTGACCGGCGCCCCGCCGACGGGCAAGCTGGGCTGGACGGACGTGGCGCGCTTCGCGGCGCTGGGCGTCCCGGCGCTCAACTTCGGGCCGGGCGACCCGAACCTGGCGCACAAGCGCGACGAGCACGTGGAGCTGGACAAGATCGTGGCGGGCGCGGAGCTGCTGCGCCGCTGGCTGGCGAGCTGACGGGCGCCGGTGCGGGGGGTCACCGGCCGGATCTCGTCAGCGGGCCGTGGCGGGCTCCTCCACCGGCTGGGTCTCCGGCGGGTCGGTCAGCACGGCGAGCCGGCGGGCGTGCACGGTGGCGCGGATCCGCTGGCGCATCGCCTGTTTCTGGCGGAGCACTACGGTGCGGGTCATCATGTTCATCGCCTCCCTCGTCGGCCAGTCCTGTCTATCCCTGCGGTATGACATCTTGACGCCACAGCATGGCGAAAAGTTGCGATGTTCGCTGGGAATTTGCTGCGACGTGGCGCGCAGCGTCGTCACGTAAACGATCGGGCGGGGATACGGTGATGGGCATGACGCAAAGCAATCGTCGGCCCGAGCGCCACCGGGGTCCGGTGACCCTGCGCCGCGACGCGGTCTCCACCGGCACGGCGGACCAGGCGCTGCTCGACTCCGCCGGACGTCCGGATTGGAAGGTCCGCGACTCGTGGCGCACGCTGCGCATCCTCAGCGAGTTCGTGGAGGGCTTCGACACGCTCAGTGACCTGCCCCCGGCGGTCAGCGTGTTCGGCTCCGCGCGCAGCGCCCCCGACTCGCCCGAGTGCGAGCTGGCCCAGCGGCTCGGCGCCGCCCTGGCCCGCGCCGGGTACGCCGTGATCACCGGCGGCGGGCCGGGGGTGATGGAGGCGGCCAACCGCGGCTGCACCGAGGCGGGCGGCCTGTCCGTTGGACTGGGCATCGAGCTGCCGTTCGAGCAGGGCATCAACGAGTGGGTGGACGTCGGCATCGACTTCCGCTACTTCTTCGTACGCAAGACCATGTTCGTGAAGTACGCCCAGGCGTTCGTGGTGCTGCCGGGCGGCATGGGCACCATGGACGAGCTGTTCGAGGCGCTCACCCTGGTGCAGACGGAGAAGGTCACCCGCTTCCCCGTGGTGATGATGGGCAAGGACTACTGGAGCGGCCTGATCGCCTGGATGCGCGACACCATGCTCGCCGACGGCAAGATCAACGTCGCGGACCTGGACCTGCTCATCTGCACCGACGACGTCGACGAGGCGATCAACCACATCGTCGACGCCGACAAGGTCCTCACCGCCGAGCAGCACGCCCTCCTCACCGGCGACCCCCTCGACTAAAGGAAGGGCACCTTCTTAACGCATTCCGTAGAGGAAGGGCACCTTCTTAACCCTCGTCTGGAGGGCCCGTTAAGAAGGGCACCTTCTACTACGGAAAACGATAAGAAGGTGCCCTTCCTTTCCTAGACGCGGTCGGAGAGGCGGTCGGCGGCGCGGTGCAGGCGGTGGTTGAGCTCCGCCTTGTGCTCCAGGATCTCCAGGTCGATCTCGGCGCGGCGTTTGCGCAGCTCGGCCTCGCGCTCGGCGTACTCGGCCTCGATCTCGTGGTTGAGGTCGCGTTCGGCGACGGCGAGCTGGGCGCTGACCAGGCGGTCGTACGTGGTGGAGCCGCCGACGAACTTGACCAGGATCGGCATGCAGTCGACCAGGATGAAGAAGATGCGCACGGCCCAGATGCCCACGGCGAGCACGCCGCTGGAGTCGGCCAGGTCGTGCAGCGCGCCGAGCCGCTCCAGCAGACCGATCGGGCCCTGGTGGCTGCGCTCCTCGGCGACCCGCGCCTCGATCTTCGTCTCGCGCTCGGCCTCGAAGGCGGCATGGCTGGTGCCCGCGGCCGTCTCCAGCTCTGAGATCCGGGTACGCAGGCCCGCCAGCTTCGTGTTGTTCGCGGGGATCTGGCGGGTGCGGTTGAACGCGTCGGCCTCGGCACGCAGCCTGCGGCAGTTCGGGCCGACACCGCGCTGCCCGGTCAGGCCCTCGCCCGAGTCGCCGACGCACTCGCGGCGGGCCAGGTCGTTGATGGCGCGCAGCTGGGCGGAGTCCGCGTCGACGATCTTCTGCAGCTCGGCCGCGTCGGCCCGCCGGGTCTGCAGCTCGCGCAGGATCGCGACCGGGGACTGGTCGAAGTTGAAGACCTCCGTGGCCCGGCAGTCGGCGGGCGCGGCGGGCTCGGTGGAGCCGGGCACGGGGTTGCAGGCCTTGAGCCGTCCGGCCAGCTGCGCCAGCGCCTCGGTGCGCTGGTCGGCCACGTGCTGGACCACGGCGGTCTCGAAGATGCGCAGCACCAGCGGCTCAGCGATGATCACGCCGAAGAAGACCGCCATCAGCACCCGCATGAGCAGCACCGGCACCCGCCGGAACCAGCCCTCGCCGAGCCGGCTGGACACCAGCCAGCGGTCCACGTTGAGGATGAACAGGAACCAGACCAGCACCGGGAAGACCGCGAGCCAGCTCGCCGCGCCCATGGCCTGGGTGACCGCGAAGTACATGGAGATCGCCGCGATGGTGGCGGTGCCGAGCACCACCCCGCCGAGCGAGGTGTACCAGGCCCGCTCCTGGGGCACCCGGTCCAGCAGGCGCTCGTCCACCCCGGCGAGCACCCGCAGGCGGCGGCCGAGCTGAAGGCGCGGCAGGGGGCGGCGCGGCCGGGCGGGCGGCGGGGTCGGCTCGGGATCGGATGCCGCATGCCGGCCGGCCGGCTCGGGGTCGGGCTGGGGCAGTGGTTCGGTGGGGTGCACGCCGAGCTCCTTAGCGCCGGGTGGGATGCCGTCCATCCTCCGGTCAACACACGCGGTCTGTCTGTCCGTGGGTTGTCGGGGTTGGCCCCTACGTGGCCCTGTCGGCCACCTCGCATCGCCCGGTGCTGATGCAACGAATTGCAACTGGGACGCAACAACCTAATGGTCAGTTGTATGTGGCGCATGGTCGTTACGAAAAGATTACGCAGAACCTTGTGCGCGCCGTCACCACGAATCTAAAGTCACCTACACCTCCTGGCGTCCGCTCCGCCTCGAGCGTCTCAGGCGATCCTCTGTCCCTCCAGAAACGAGTCTGTCGATGACACGGAGCATCACAGGAGCTGCAACGAGGTCCCGCCGCTGGGCCCCGGCGGTGGTCGCCTCGGCGACCGTCGCGGCCGTCGGCCTGACCCTCGTCGGCAGCGCCGGCGTCGCCAACGCCGGAACCAGCGCCACCGGACCCGTGGTGACGCGCGCCGCCCTCGATCCCGCGCTGGTCGCGGGCCGGGGCGCCGACGTCGCCTTCCTTGAGCAGGAGGCCGAGAACGCGGCCACCGACGGCACGCTCATCGGGCCGGACCGCACCGCGTACACGCTGCCCGCCGAGGCCTCCGGCCGGAAGGCGGTCAAGCTCGTCCCCGGCCAGTACGTCGAGTTCACGCTGCCCGCCGCCGCGAACGCGATCACGGTGCGCTACAGCATCCCCGACGCGCCGAACGGCGGCGGCATCACCGCGCCGCTGAACGTCACCGTCAACGGCAAGAACAAGAAGGTCATGACGCTGACCTCCGAGTTCTCCTGGCTGTACAACCAGTACCCGTTCACCAACGACCCCAACGCCGGCCTGCTGCACGAGGACTGGTGGATCACCGAGTGCGCGTGCGTGCCGGCGTTCACCGAGCCGAAGCCGGTGATCAGCAAGCCGTTCCGCCCGATGCACTTCTACGACGAGCAGCGGCTGCTGCTCGGCAAGACGTACCAGGCGGGCGACAAGGTCCGGCTCACCGTGCCGGGCGGCAGCAACGCCGCCTGGACCGTGATCGACCTGCTCGACTCCGAGCTGGTCGGCGCGCCGCACGGGCGGCTGTTCGCGGCCAACGTGCTCGCGTTCGGCGCGGACCCGACGGGCCGCCGGGAGTCGTCGGACGCGTTCGACAAGGCGATCGCGTTCGCGAAGAAGTGGAAGCTCAAGGTCTACGTCCCGCCGGGCGTGTTCCAGGTCAACCGGCACATCATCGTCGACGACGTGACGATCGAGGGCGCCGGCAACTGGTACACGATCATCAAGGGCAAGGAGGTCGCGCTCAGCGAGCCGGCCGAGGACGGCTCGGTGCACACCGGCGTGGGCTTCTACGGGAAGTACGCCGAGGACGGCGGCAGCCGCAACGTGCACCTGTCCGGCTTCACCATCGAGGGCGACGTGCGCGAGCGCATCGACACCGACCAGGTGAACGGCATCGGCGGCGCGATGAGCGACTCCACCATCGACGGCCTCTACATCCGGCACACCAAGGTGGGCCTGTGGTTCGACGGCCCGATGGACAACATCAAGGTCACGAACAACATCATCGTGGACCAGATGGCCGACGCCCTGAACTTCCGCAAGGGCGTCACGAACTCGCAGGTGTTGAACAACTTCATCCGCAACACCGGTGACGACGGCCTGGCCATGTGGTCCGACGGCGTCGCGGACGCGAACAACGTCTACGACCACAACACGGTGCAGAGCCCGTCGCTGGCCAACGGCATCGCGATCTACGGCGGCACGGACAACACGGTGTCGCACAACCTGGTCGCCGACCCGGTCCGCGAGGGCTCGGGCCTGCACGCCGGCTCGCGCTTCGGGGCGACCCCGTTCGCGGGGCAGCTGAAGTTCACGAACAACACGGCGGTCCGGTCCGGCACGTACGAGCTGAACTGGAACATCGGCCTGGGCGCCATCTGGATCTACGCGCTGGACAAGACGATCGACGCGGACATCCAGGTGACCGGGGACCACTACCTCGACAGCACCTACAACGCGATCATGATGGTCAGCGAGTGGAGTGTGAAGGACCTGTACCAGATCCGCGGCGTCAAGTTCAAGGATCTGCGGATCGACGGCACCGGCACCTCGGTGCTCAGCGCCCGGGTCGAGGGCGGCGCGTCGTTCGAGAACGTCGACGCCCGCAACGTCGGCGCGGTCGGCATCAACAACTGCGGCTCGTTCCACTTCACCCCGGCCGGTTCCGAGTTCGTCGTGACCGACCTGGGCGGCAACGACGGCGGGGGCACCACGGGTCCGTGGATGGCGTCGTGGGAGCTGCCGAACACGATCACCTGCGACGACCGGCCGCCGGTCGTCGTGCCCCCGGCCCCGTCCGCGTGGTGACGGGCCGGTCGTCAGGCCATACCGGATAAGGGAAGCGGGCGGGCGTTCGAGTGCACGGCACCGGGCGCTCGCCCGCGGCATGTCCGCACTCTTTTGACAAGTTCCCGACGATCCCTCCGGGGGACCCCGGCCGTCTCTTTTGGTCCGTGCGTTCGGTGAGGTCAGGGCACGTCGAGCCGACGCGCATGCGACCGGATGACCTCACCTATCGGCTCATCGGGCAATAGAGCCCGCTCGTTACCGCGTGTTTAGGTGAGGGCCGGCCACGACGAGGGGGATCCATGTCACTGAGCAAGAGGCGTTGGCTGCGCTCTGTCGTAAGACTGGGCGTGGCGGGCGCGCTGGTGGCCACCGGTCTGATCGTGGGCGCCTCGCCGGCGCA
The Catellatospora sp. IY07-71 DNA segment above includes these coding regions:
- the dapE gene encoding succinyl-diaminopimelate desuccinylase produces the protein MPNPLTPQVLADPVMLTRALVDIESVSGNEKEIADAVQEALEACAHLRVERIGHNVIARTELGRAQRVVLAGHLDTVPIADNFPSTMDEKIMWGCGTSDMKSGTALALHMAATVPAPRYDVTYFFYECEEVEAARNGLKIIGDLRPELLEADFAVLLEPTYGAVEAGCQGTMRAVVRTSGTRAHAARSWLGSNAIHKAGEVLRRLDAYQARSVEIDGCAYREGLNAVRVTGGVAGNVIPDACEVEVNFRFAPDRTPEQAEVHLREVFGGYDVEITDSAPGALPGLGAPPAAEFLALTGAPPTGKLGWTDVARFAALGVPALNFGPGDPNLAHKRDEHVELDKIVAGAELLRRWLAS
- a CDS encoding DapH/DapD/GlmU-related protein codes for the protein MSSERLDQPAWGFGLATVTGEQTLEVWYPTGQLGIGLCGQDAPDLKVAEPCLPGLRVVPVHTVIPTLAGAPRDTADAYLRLHLLSHRIIKPHQANLDGIFGLLPNNAWTSAGVCPPDRVDELRLFERAAGRHLAVYGVDKFPRMTDYVVPSGVRIADADRVRLGAHLSSGTTVMQKGFVNFNAGTLGTSMVEGSISAGVLVGEGSDIGAGASIMGTLSGGGKEIISVGERSLVGANAGIGISLGDDCVVEAGCYVTAGTKVTLTATGEVVKAATLSGASNVLFLRNSVTGAVEARPRTGTGIVLNAALHAND
- a CDS encoding glycosyl hydrolase family 28-related protein, with protein sequence MTRSITGAATRSRRWAPAVVASATVAAVGLTLVGSAGVANAGTSATGPVVTRAALDPALVAGRGADVAFLEQEAENAATDGTLIGPDRTAYTLPAEASGRKAVKLVPGQYVEFTLPAAANAITVRYSIPDAPNGGGITAPLNVTVNGKNKKVMTLTSEFSWLYNQYPFTNDPNAGLLHEDWWITECACVPAFTEPKPVISKPFRPMHFYDEQRLLLGKTYQAGDKVRLTVPGGSNAAWTVIDLLDSELVGAPHGRLFAANVLAFGADPTGRRESSDAFDKAIAFAKKWKLKVYVPPGVFQVNRHIIVDDVTIEGAGNWYTIIKGKEVALSEPAEDGSVHTGVGFYGKYAEDGGSRNVHLSGFTIEGDVRERIDTDQVNGIGGAMSDSTIDGLYIRHTKVGLWFDGPMDNIKVTNNIIVDQMADALNFRKGVTNSQVLNNFIRNTGDDGLAMWSDGVADANNVYDHNTVQSPSLANGIAIYGGTDNTVSHNLVADPVREGSGLHAGSRFGATPFAGQLKFTNNTAVRSGTYELNWNIGLGAIWIYALDKTIDADIQVTGDHYLDSTYNAIMMVSEWSVKDLYQIRGVKFKDLRIDGTGTSVLSARVEGGASFENVDARNVGAVGINNCGSFHFTPAGSEFVVTDLGGNDGGGTTGPWMASWELPNTITCDDRPPVVVPPAPSAW
- a CDS encoding DUF4407 domain-containing protein encodes the protein MHPTEPLPQPDPEPAGRHAASDPEPTPPPARPRRPLPRLQLGRRLRVLAGVDERLLDRVPQERAWYTSLGGVVLGTATIAAISMYFAVTQAMGAASWLAVFPVLVWFLFILNVDRWLVSSRLGEGWFRRVPVLLMRVLMAVFFGVIIAEPLVLRIFETAVVQHVADQRTEALAQLAGRLKACNPVPGSTEPAAPADCRATEVFNFDQSPVAILRELQTRRADAAELQKIVDADSAQLRAINDLARRECVGDSGEGLTGQRGVGPNCRRLRAEADAFNRTRQIPANNTKLAGLRTRISELETAAGTSHAAFEAERETKIEARVAEERSHQGPIGLLERLGALHDLADSSGVLAVGIWAVRIFFILVDCMPILVKFVGGSTTYDRLVSAQLAVAERDLNHEIEAEYAEREAELRKRRAEIDLEILEHKAELNHRLHRAADRLSDRV
- a CDS encoding TIGR00730 family Rossman fold protein, with the protein product MTQSNRRPERHRGPVTLRRDAVSTGTADQALLDSAGRPDWKVRDSWRTLRILSEFVEGFDTLSDLPPAVSVFGSARSAPDSPECELAQRLGAALARAGYAVITGGGPGVMEAANRGCTEAGGLSVGLGIELPFEQGINEWVDVGIDFRYFFVRKTMFVKYAQAFVVLPGGMGTMDELFEALTLVQTEKVTRFPVVMMGKDYWSGLIAWMRDTMLADGKINVADLDLLICTDDVDEAINHIVDADKVLTAEQHALLTGDPLD